In a single window of the Bactrocera dorsalis isolate Fly_Bdor chromosome 2, ASM2337382v1, whole genome shotgun sequence genome:
- the LOC105226050 gene encoding glyoxylate reductase/hydroxypyruvate reductase: MSVTSFLARSSIPFLHVTSSKFLFSTTSQIREIALNSVQHSRMTSELKTVYVTRPDVASVGIELLKTESNVSSWSEPLPVPRDELLRQVVGKNAIYCALTDKIDAEVIERAGPQLKCIATISVGYEHIDIAECKKRGIRVGYTPDVLTDATAELTVALLLATSRRLFEANKEVYNGGWKSWAPNWMCGQGLKGTRVGLFGFGRIGQEIAARIVSFKPSLLTYTARSEHVAEAAKVNAQRVRFDEMLCKSDFIIVCCALTPETKEVFNASAFEKMKPNAIFINTARGGVVDQPALCAALKERRILGAGLDVTTPEPLPLDEPLLKLDNVVILPHIGSADVNTRTEMSRITALNILAALKGEKMIAEVSV, from the exons ATGTCGGTAACTTCATTTTTGGCACGATCTAGCATTCCATTCCTACATGTAACGTCATCGAAATTCCTGTTCTCCACAACATCACAAATACGGGAAATAGCACTCAACTCAGTTCAACATTCAAGAATGACCAGCGAACTAAAAACTGTGTACGTCACTCGTCCGGACGTTGCATCAGTGGGCATAGAATTGCTAAAGACAGA GAGTAACGTCAGCAGTTGGTCGGAACCGTTACCTGTGCCGCGTGATGAACTCTTGCGACAGGTGGTTGGAAAGAACGCAATCTACTGTGCATTAACGGATAAAATAGATGCAGAAGTAATTGAACGAGCGGGTCCACAACTGAAATGtattgcaactatttctgtcgGTTACGAGCACATTGATATTGCAGAGTGTAAGAAGCGTGGTATACGTGTCGGCTATACCCCGGACGTGCTTACAGACGCAACAGCGGAGTTAACAGTTGCCCTCTTACTTGCCACTAGCCGTCGCTTATTTGAGGCCAACAAAGAGGTATATAATGGTGGTTGGAAGTCATGGGCACCCAACTGGATGTGTGGACAAGGATTGAAGGGTACAAGAGTTGGTCTTTTCGGATTTGGACGTATCGGACAAGAGATCGCAGCACGTATAGTTTCATTTAAACCATCCCTACTGACATACACAGCGCGCAGTGAGCATGTTGCTGAAGCCGCCAAAGTCAATGCGCAGCGTGTTAGGTTCGATGAAATGTTGTGCAAATCAGATTTTATAATAGTCTGTTGCGCACTTACACCGGAAACCAAGGAAGTCTTCAATGCCTCCGCGTTTGAGAAAATGAAACCTAACGCAATTTTCATCAATACAGCGCGTGGTGGCGTTGTTGATCAACCGGCGCTTTGTGCTGCCTTAAAAGAGCGTCGTATATTGGGCGCTGGTTTAGATGTCACCACACCAGAACCACTGCCGCTCGATGAGCCGCTACTGAAATTAGACAACGTTGTCATATTGCCACACATTGGCAGCGCCGATGTTAACACTCGCACGGAGATGTCACGCATAACAGCTTTGAATATATTGGCGGCATTAAAAGGCGAAAAGATGATTGCAGAGGTATCCGTTTaa
- the LOC105226052 gene encoding symplekin has protein sequence MEGLLGRSQFLGEAVNLFTDEKTANARSKVVEWLNEVPNAESGIKCDLLVKVQEMILGSCVELLEEFMEHILSLAHDANADVRKQVVCFIEQICKVKVESLPQVIGIISMLLRDRSPQVIKRVIQACGSIYKNGLQWICGKSEILDSAEQAWNVLSLVKAQILDLIDNENDGIRTNAIKFLEGVVVLQSYPDEDSQKKDNDFSLQDVPANFKLVKRQKLEEEALNIFDILLKFHAATHISSVNLITCTGSLCTIAKLRPSLMGPVVEAFKQLNSNLPPTLTDSQASSVRKSLKMQLIALLKNRGSFEYHATIRHMLLDLGASQGEIQRAIPKMDKQEQTRRQKRILESAASNLNKKMRLDSINRQQERRSKSGLDDDSTKDTEMEVDEEEVEKQRQRCIRVNEKFLAEQLRVTDMAVNLVVEFLSKLPEEAPEHFINEYAPIQDMSIPQQVVKIAKVLGEQMTEQKIGPGAAAFSKDTPMRPRRVEAMDTCESDQPVDEDQARKDEATKKLRENMERVKGEQELIERMKMRAKTLKLQEVTKPFSRPIKEKFLLEAVKRILQSERQCIVGGVSAKRRKILTVMAATFPDKVRYFIFDFIMLDVRQRIDLAFSWLYEEYCLLQGFTRHSYVKSENRPDYAYNELLSQLITGVRENCELKDKILLIRRIFLEAPLLPDDALNQLVEMCFSEEFVNPGVDLLKDLSVMRPPRKNKLIRVLLMFCVHERTDLRERALEHIVALYHIHKVLPNRIEEFALDWANNLEKEVPPASIFAEEFGRPETEVAWKEETARTCLTLLLTLLPYKPNVFLEKLCKIYTTTGPDLKRTILRSIDPTIKKMGAEDAILLKFIEDCPKGTETLIIRIIHLLTERVATPNPELVNRVRELYANKIKDVRVLIPVLSGLSRQEILNAIPKLLKLNQIVVKEVFNRLLGIGAEFANQTMAATPTDILVALHTIDPNACDLKAVVKATSICLTEKEVFTQDVLIGVLQQLVEVVPIPTLLMRTIIQSITLYPRLTNFVLNLLQRLILKQVWRQKVIWEGFLKCCQRLKPQSLPVLLHLPHQQLVSALDQCPDLRQPLFEYAQSIQEEPMSGITPQLLDIISGKTVDVFIADDSGGYITVDQIKKEIEDPSEIGVISTVPIAPVPAPVPAPIPTLGGISSSLQPTSAQPLPPGED, from the exons ATGGAAGGGCTTCTAGGACGCAGCCAATTTTTAGGCGAAGCTGTAAATCTTTTCACCGATGAGAAAACTGCAAATGCGCGTAGCAAG GTAGTCGAGTGGCTGAATGAGGTGCCCAATGCTGAATCTGGGATTAAATGTGACTTGTTGGTTAAAGTTCAGGAAATGATCTTAGGATCATGCGTGGAACTGTTGGAAGAGTTTATGGAACACATTCTTTCGTTAGCACATGATGCTAATGCGGATGTTCGCAAACAAGTAGTTTGTTTTATTGAACAAATTTG CAAAGTGAAGGTGGAGTCGCTACCACAAGTAATAGGCATTATTTCGATGCTCTTACGCGATCGTTCGCCGCAGGTAATTAAACGAGTTATCCAAGCATGTGGCAGTATATATAAAAACGGACTTCAGTGGATATGTGGCAAGAGTGAGATTTTGGACAGTGCCGAACAAGCTTGGAATGTACTGAGTTTGGTAAAGGCACAAATTTTGGATCTAATCGACAATGAGAATGATGGTATACGTAccaatgcaattaaatttttagaaggTGTTGTAGTGTTGCAGAGCTATCCGGACGAAGATAGTCAAAAGAAAGACAACGACTTTTCACTTCAAGATGTACCGGCAAATTTTAAACTCGTGAAACGGCAAAAATTGGAAGAAGaagcattaaatatatttgacatattattaaaatttcatgcaGCCACACATATATCCTCTGTAAATCTTATAACGTGCACTGGCAGTCTTTGCACCATTGCGAAATTGCGCCCAAGTCTCATGGGACCCGTTGTAGAAGCCTTCAAACAACTCAACTCAAATTTGCCGCCAACCTTAACGGATTCACAAGCTAGTTCAGTGagaaaaagcttaaaaatgcAGCTAATagcattattaaaaaatcgtGGATCCTTCGAGTACCATGCAACAATTCGACATATGCTGTTAGATTTGGGTGCGTCTCAGGGTGAAATACAACGAGCTATACCGAAGATGGATAAACAAGAGCAAACGCGTCGACAGAAACGCATATTAGAGAGTGCAGCGAGTAATCTCAACAAGAAAATGCGATTGGATTCTATAAATAGGCAGCAGGAGCGGAGATCTAAGTCTGGCTTAGACGACGACAGCACAAAGGACACAGAGATGGAAGTGGATGAAGAAGAGGTAGAGAAGCAGCGTCAGCGCTGCATTCGTGTGAATGAGAAATTCTTGGCGGAGCAATTAAGAGTCACGGATATGGCTGTTAACCTAGTTGTGGAGTTTTTATCAAAGTTACCAGAAGAAGCGCCAGAGCATTTCATTAATGAATATGCACCAATACAGGATATGTCTATACCGCAGCAGGTGGTGAAGATTGCAAAAGTACTTGGTGAACAAATGACTGAGCAGAAAATTGGACCAGGTGCGGCCGCTTTCAGCAAGGATACGCCAATGAGGCCAAGAAGGGTGGAAGCCATGGACACTTGTGAAAG TGATCAACCAGTAGACGAAGATCAAGCTCGAAAAGACGAGGCGACAAAAAAACTACGTGAAAATATGGAGAGAGTTAAAGGTGAACAAGAACTGATTGAACGTATGAAAATGCGTGCGAAAACTCTAAAATTACAAGAGGTCACTAAACCATTTTCACGACCCATTAAGGAGAAGTTTCTCTTAGAAGCTGTGAAAAGAATTTTACAATCGGAACGCCAGTGTATTGTGGGTGGCGTGTCGGCTAAGCGTCGTAAAATACTTACAGTCATGGCAGCAACGTTCCCTGATAAAGTGCGCTATTTCATTTTCGACTTTATAATGTTAGATGTGCGGCAGCGTATTGATTTAGCGTTTTCATGGTTGTATGAAGAGTATTGCCTGTTGCAAGGTTTCACCCGTCATTCTTATGTAAAATCGGAAAATCGTCCAGACTATGCCTACAACGAGTTGTTAAGTCAACTGATTACAGGTGTTCGCGAAAATTGTGAATTGAAAgacaaaattttgttgattCGACGAATCTTTCTTGAAGCGCCATTGTTGCCTGACGATGCGCTTAATCAACTGGTTGAGATGTGTTTTTCCGAAGAGTTTGTCAATCCTGGTGTAGATCTATTGAAAGACTTGTCTGTGATGCGACCACCACGCAAGAATAAACTTATAAGAGTGCTGCTAATGTTTTGTGTGCATGAGCGCACGGATTTACGTGAGCGTGCTCTTGAACACATTGTGGCACTATACCATATACACAAAGTACTGCCTAATCGCATCGAGGAATTCGCTTTGGATTGGGCAAATAATTTGGAGAAGGAAGTGCCACCAGCAAGCATATTCGCGGAGGAATTTGGTCGACCTGAGACCGAAGTAGCATGGAAAGAGGAGACCGCAAGGACGTGTTTGACGTTGTTGCTCACTTTACTGCCGTATAAACCGAACG TTTTCCTTGAGAAACTTTGCAAAATCTACACTACCACCGGTCCGGATTTGAAACGCACCATTTTGCGTTCAATTGATCCAACCATAAAGAAAATGGGTGCTGAAGATGCCATATTACTTAAGTTCATTGAAGATTGTCCTAAAGGCACTGAAACGCTTATTATTCGTATTATTCATTTGCTGACCGAACGTGTGGCTACACCCAATCCGGAGCTGGTGAATCGTGTTCGTgaattatatgcaaataaaattaaagacgTCCGTGTACTCATACCCGTGCTTAGCGGTCTTTCGCGCCAAGAGATCTTGAATGCGATACCCAAGTTGTTGAAACTGAATCAAATTGTCGTCAAGGAGGTTTTTAACCGATTACTTGGCATAGGCGCAGAGTTTGCTAATCAAACAATGGCCGCCACACCCACTGATATACTTGTCGCTTTACATACCATAGATCCCAATGCTTGCGATTTGAAAGCAGTCGTTAAAGCCACTTCAATTTGTTTGACTGAGAAGGAAGTTTTCACCCAGGATGTACTGATTGGCGTGCTGCAACAATTGGTTGAAGTAGTTCCTATACCTACGTTGCTCATGCGAACTATTATTCAAAGCATTACATTGTACCCACGTTTAACGAATTTTGTATTAAATCTTCTACAACGCTTGATCTTAAAACAAGTGTGGCGTCAAAAAGTGATTTGGGAAGGTTTTCTTAAATGCTGCCAAAGGCTGAAACCGCAATCTTTGCCTGTATTGCTACATTTGCCACATCAGCAACTTGTGAGTGCGCTGGATCAATGCCCCGACTTGAGGCAACCGTTATTCGAATATGCACAGAGCATTCAAGAGGAACCCATGAGTGGCATTACACCTCAATTGTTAGATATTATTTCCGGAAAGACGGTAGATGTATTCATAGCG GATGACAGTGGTGGTTATATCACTGTCGatcaaatcaaaaaagaaatagaGGACCCTTCCGAAATCGGTGTTATATCAACTGTACCTATTGCACCTGTTCCAGCGCCTGTTCCAGCACCTATACCAACACTTGGTGGAATTAGCTCATCCCTTCAACCAACATCTGCACAACCGTTACCACCAGGCGAAGATTAA
- the LOC105226051 gene encoding nuclear receptor-binding protein homolog, which translates to MSSGQVNVGSDSNGAGSGSGSGGGGGNTAEQAAPQSQQQSQPQQQQQPPPQIIGASTTTVTADTVNMAADSSPRESGDDSEDESEILEESPCGRWLKRREEVDQRDVPGIDCVHLAMDTEEGVEVVWNEVQYANLQELKSQEEKMRQVFDNLMQLDHQNIVKFHRYWTDTQNADRPRVIFITEYMSSGSLKQFLKRTKRNAKRLPLEAWRRWCTQILSALSYLHSCTPPVIHGNLTCDSIFIQHNGLVKIGAVVPDAVHYNLRLHHRSDQSETHHFMAPEYGAAEQLTAAVDIYAFGMCALEMAALEIQPSGTETSSINEETILRTINSLEHDLQRDLIFKCLRRNPAERPSANDLLFHPLLFEVHSLKLLAAHCLVFAPKNRTMFSETVIDGMMQRYNRPEVIMARVSRGEEEKDYRLSDVPTADKLEKFVEDVKYGVYPLTALGGKKPPHFRSRAASPERADSVKSATPEPVDIESRRIVNMMCSVKKLKEDSSDIAMTILLRMDDKMNRQLTCQVTEADSASDLTSELVRLGFVHIDDQDKIQTLLEETLRGSFAVNAGGVCPFEQGAQALTFSATINEHMPGGVGVTIGASGANTAANVGAVGAGAGGRINNGDGNVNAHLNVGIKPATTATLAALNQMERNWSVADMDPNAALANASMQAASMGAEIAATMYHMQQQQQQQLQEQQHHVQILPPQMHLQIEMPVQQQQQQIQQQQQHQVLNTSTPPAGALPPSYTGHTQQFRQESLGQQNDGTTTNVNVNSINAPQQTHYAHAQQQIIHSSNPTEITTITAVAPPSTVTATNASTSSASTTIN; encoded by the exons ATGTCAAGCGGCCAAGTAAACGTCGGCAGCGACAGCAATGGAGCAGGCAGCGGCAGTGGTAGCGGTGGTGGAGGGGGAAACACAGCAGAACAAGCGGCGCCACAGTcgcaacaacaatcacaaccacaacagcagcaacagccgcCACCACAAATCATTGGCGCTTCAACGACTACAGTCACCGCAGATACGGTCAATATGGCAGCGGATTCGTCACCGCGTGAGTCAGGCGATGACTCGGAGGATGAAAGTGAAATCCTTGAAGAGTCACCATGCGGGAGATGGTTAAAAAGACGTGAAGAAGTTGATCAGCGTGATGTGCCCGGTATTGATTGTGTCCATCTGGCTATGGACACTGAAGAGGGCGTTGAAGTTGTTTGGAATGAGGTGCAATATGCGAATTTACAAGAGCTTAAATCGCAGGAAGAAAAAATGCGACAAGTGTTTGACAATCTAATGCAATTAGATCACCAGAACATAGTCAAGTTCCATCGCTATTGGACGGACACACAGAATGCAGATAGACCACGCGTCATATTCATAACGGAATACATGTCGTCGGGGTCACTGAAACAGTTCCTCAAACGCACTAAACGCAATGCTAAACGTTTGCCATTGGAGGCGTGGCGCCGCTGGTGTACACAGATTCTGTCCGCGCTGAGCTACTTGCATTCCTGCACACCGCCTGTTATACACGGCAACCTCACCTGTGATAGCATTTTCATCCAGCATAATGGTCTGGTGAAAATCGGTGCCGTTGTGCCCGATGCGGTACACTATAATTTGCGTCTGCATCATCGAAGCGATCAAAGTGAGACACATCACTTTATGGCACCCGAGTATGGTGCTGCCGAGCAATTGACTGCCGCCGTAGACATTTATGCCTTCGGCATGTGTGCGCTGGAAATGGCTGCTTTGGAAATTCAACCCAGCGGCACTGAAACGAGTTCTATTAATGAGGAGACGATATTGCGAACTATTAATAGCCTAGAGCATGATTTGCAGCGTGATCTTATATTCAAGTGTTTGCGTCGGAATCCTGCTGAGCGCCCAAGTGCCAACGATTTGCTATTTCATCCTTTACTCTTCGAG GTGCATTCACTCAAGCTATTGGCCGCTCACTGTCTAGTATTCGCCCCCAAAAATCGGACTATGTTTTCGGAAACCGTTATAGATGGCATGATGCAACGCTATAACCGACCCGAAGTTATTATGGCCCGTGTGTCACGTGGAGAAGAAGAAAAGGACTATCGTCTCTCAGACGTACCTACAGCCGATAAACTGGAGAAATTCGTGGAAGATGTCAAATATGGTGTGTATCCATTAACAGCGTTAGGTGGCAAGAAACCACCACATTTTCGTTCACGTGCCGCATCACCAGAACGTGCCGACTCCGTCAAATCTGCTACGCCTGAGCCGGTGGACATAGAGTCTCGGCGCATAGTAAATATGATGTGTAGtgtaaaaaagttgaaagaggATAGTAGTGATATCGCAATGACGATATTGCTTCGCATGGACGATAAAATGAACAGACAGTTGACGTGTCAGGTAACGGAAGCCGATTCAGCCTCCGATCTGACTAGTGAATTGGTGCGACTTGGTTTTGTGCATATCGACGATCAAGATAAAATTCAAACACTCTTAGAGGAAACTCTACGAGGCAGTTTTGCTGTTAATGCCGGCGGTGTCTGTCCGTTCGAGCAAGGCGCACAAGCGCTTACCTTTAGTGCCACTATAAACGAGCACATGCCAGGAGGTGTGGGCGTTACAATTGGTGCAAGTGGTGCTAACACCGCTGCCAACGTAGGTGCAGTTGGTGCGGGTGCCGGTGGCCGCATCAACAACGGTGATGGAAATGTGAATGCGCACTTAAATGTTGGCATCAAGCCAGCAACAACCGCAACTTTGGCGGCGCTCAATCAGATGGAGCGTAATTGGTCCGTGGCCGACATGGATCCTAACGCTGCTTTGGCGAATGCAAGTATGCAAGCAGCCAGTATGGGTGCAGAAATTGCTGCCACCATGTATCatatgcaacagcaacagcagcagcaactgcAGGAGCAACAGCATCATGTTCAAATATTGCCACCACAAATGCATTTGCAAATAGAAATGCCCgttcaacaacagcagcagcaaatacaacagcaacaacagcaccaGGTGCTAAACACATCGACGCCACCAGCTGGCGCACTGCCACCATCATATACAGGGCACACACAACAATTTAGGCAAGAGTCTTTAGGGCAGCAAAATgatggaacaacaacaaatgtcaaTGTGAATAGCATAAATGCACCACAGCAAACACACTATGCACACGCCCAGCAGCAAATTATTCACTCTTCCAATCCAACAGAAATTACAACTATTACCGCTGTCGCGCCACCATCAACTGTAACCGCCACAAACGCCTCGACCTCCTCAGCCTCCACCACTATCAATTAA
- the LOC105226048 gene encoding m7GpppX diphosphatase → MPANTDVTNKVTSDGESPLKVIEQVTEVKTDVAADELVEKPTKVEVTAPSYNLAKFKLTRILQNNTLRKTIALLGTFPDVSENDIAVLLLEKQAFKERDVQTELDNISEPAPRIFSDSLQVNTEFINNIYGSFQCVPSSELNNIKTTVVYPATEKHIEKYSITQKYLIKETPTLYEELTLPYITGSHFSLDWVYNILEHRQETDRIVYEDFDPEKGFVLLPDLKWDGKTLETLYLLAIVHKHDIKSLRDLNHTHLPLLHNLRDGIAVAIEERYGLSASQLRMYFHYQPSFYHLHIHINPVRGDAPGIWCEKSHMLDTVISNIELMSDYYQRVTLPFVLFEGSKLLDEYEAKGAVQKGGKAVTDGKQLDEKSHDKSRKSNSIESPQAQKVKLENSQAEVVEPPKKKLKETIESDQPPKVIVVAAE, encoded by the exons atgcctGCAAATACAGACGTTACTAATAAAGTTACATCTGACGGGGAATCTCCATTAAAAGTCATTGAACAAGTAACTGAAGTAAAAACTGACGTTGCTGCCGACGAACTTGTGGAGAAACCAACAAAAGTAGAAGTGACGGCGCCAAGTTATAATTTAGCAAAATTCAAGCTGACACggattttacaaaataatactCTCCGAAAAACAATAGCG TTGCTGGGTACATTTCCTGATGTGTCTGAGAATGACATAGCTGTTCTGTTACTTGAGAAACAAGCTTTCAAAGAGCGTGACGTTCAAACTGAACTTGATAATATTTCAGAACCTGCTCCCCGGATATTCAGTGATTCTCTACAAGTGAACACGGAattcattaataatatttatggcAGTTTCCAATGCGTACCCAGTTCAGAATTAAATA ATATTAAAACGACTGTGGTTTATCCTGCCACTGAAAAGCATATTGAAAAGTATtcaataacacaaaaatatcTAATTAAAGAAACTCCAACTTTATATGAGGAACTGACTTTGCCTTATATAACAGGCAGTCATTTCAGTCTCGAC TGGGTATATAATATACTAGAACACCGTCAAGAAACCGATCGTATAGTTTATGAAGATTTTGATCCAGAAAAGGGTTTCGTACTCTTACCCGATTTAAAATGGGATGGCAAAACTTTGGAAACACTGTATCTGCTTGCCATTGTACACAAGCATGATATTAAATCTTTACGGGATCTTAACCATACTCATTTACCACTTTTACACAACTTACGTGATGGAATTGCAGTCGCTATAGAAGAACGTTACGGTTTATCTGCTTCACAATTGCGAATGTATTTTCATTATCAACCATCTTTCTATCacctgcatatacatataaatccaGTGCGTGGTGATGCGCCAGGTATATGGTGTGAAAAATCGCATATGTTGGATACGGTCATTAGTAATATAGAGTTAATGTCAGACTATTACCAACGCGTCACATTGCCGTTTGTTTTGTTCGAGGGAAGTAAACTGTTGGATGAATATGAGGCGAAAGGAGCTGTACAAAAAGGTGGGAAGGCAGTGACTGACGGTAAGCAACTAGATGAAAAGTCACATGATAAAAGCCGAAAGTCTAATTCAATTGAATCACCACAAGCACAAAAAGTGAAACTAGAAAATTCACAAGCTGAAGTAGTGGAACCGCCCAAAAAGAAGTTGAAAGAAACAATAGAATCGGATCAGCCACCAAAAGTAATAGTGGTTGCTGCAGAATAA